The proteins below come from a single Tepidibacillus fermentans genomic window:
- a CDS encoding DegT/DnrJ/EryC1/StrS family aminotransferase has protein sequence MNIPMLDLSEQYQHLKEEIFQALEKVMSSSHFILGENVKKLEKDIAKYSHVAHGIGVANGSDALHISLLACGIQPGDEVITTPFTFFATAGSIARIGAKPVFVDIDPKTFNINPALIEAKITEKTKAIIPVHLYGQAADMDPILEIAEKHNLFVIEDAAQAIGAEYKGRKVGGFGDTACFSFFPTKNLGAYGDAGMIVTNDDQLAEKIRVIRVHGSKPKYYHHVLGYNSRLDEMQAAILNVKFPHLDAWSELRRKHAAYYTQLLSDLKEVVTPYEDENSYHIYHQYTIRVKDRDALQAYLKEQGVQTMIYYPLPLHMQPVFADLGYKEGDLPESEKAAKEALSLPMYPELRKEQQEYVVAKIKEFYHQS, from the coding sequence ATGAATATACCAATGTTAGATTTATCTGAACAATATCAACATTTAAAAGAGGAAATTTTTCAAGCTTTAGAAAAAGTGATGAGTTCATCCCATTTTATTTTAGGCGAGAATGTAAAAAAATTAGAAAAAGATATTGCGAAATATAGTCATGTTGCCCATGGTATTGGTGTGGCAAATGGCAGTGACGCATTACATATTTCTTTATTAGCCTGTGGCATTCAGCCAGGGGATGAAGTCATTACCACTCCATTTACATTTTTTGCTACAGCGGGTTCGATCGCAAGAATTGGCGCAAAACCTGTTTTTGTCGATATTGATCCAAAAACCTTTAATATCAATCCTGCTTTAATTGAAGCAAAAATCACAGAAAAAACAAAAGCGATCATCCCTGTTCATCTCTATGGACAAGCAGCAGACATGGATCCTATTCTGGAAATCGCGGAAAAACATAACTTATTCGTTATTGAAGATGCGGCACAGGCTATTGGTGCGGAATATAAAGGCAGAAAAGTGGGTGGATTTGGCGATACGGCTTGTTTTAGTTTCTTCCCGACAAAGAACCTTGGTGCATATGGCGATGCGGGTATGATTGTCACAAACGATGATCAATTAGCAGAAAAAATAAGAGTGATTCGTGTACATGGTAGCAAGCCGAAATATTATCACCATGTTCTTGGCTACAATAGTCGTCTTGATGAGATGCAAGCTGCTATTCTAAATGTGAAGTTCCCTCACTTAGATGCGTGGAGTGAGTTAAGAAGGAAACATGCAGCTTATTATACACAACTACTTTCTGATCTAAAAGAAGTCGTTACACCTTACGAAGACGAAAACAGTTATCATATTTATCATCAATATACGATTCGAGTCAAAGATCGGGATGCGCTACAAGCCTATTTAAAGGAACAAGGTGTGCAAACGATGATTTATTATCCACTACCTTTACATATGCAACCTGTATTTGCTGACTTAGGATATAAAGAGGGAGATCTGCCCGAAAGTGAGAAAGCAGCGAAAGAAGCTCTTTCATTACCCATGTATCCTGAATTAAGGAAAGAGCAACAAGAATATGTTGTAGCCAAAATCAAAGAATTTTATCATCAATCATAA